Below is a window of Oceanipulchritudo coccoides DNA.
TCCCTTTGAGAAAAAGTTGAAGAAGCCGAAAGGCTCTCGCTTGGTGATTGAGGGACAGTGCGGTGGATCGCGCCGGATGCTCTGGTACTGCCGGCAGGACAACATTGACTGGCAGGTCCGCAATGCGCCGGTCGCGGATCATGGTACCTGGCTCGAAGTAGACGCACCGACCAATACGTGGTCGACCGGCAAGGAAATTGTCATCGTACCAGCTGCAAATACGCTAGATACCCATTATGTCCACAGGTTGAAAAATGTCACTCGTGCGAGGGTCTGGCCCCTGAACAGAGGCAACAAAGAACTTTCCGTGGAGATCCATGCTGCCGATGGTGATTCAGGTGCAGTGGAGATCCGGAGTGATCAAAAACCAGAGGCGGTCAATGGCCCCGCGCAGTGGGAGTACCGGGACGGCGCCATCTATTTTACGCTATCGACTGGAAAGCGGGCAACAGTGATTATTTGACCGATTTGAATGATGATTACCAGTTCATCCTGAACCTATTATTTGAATCACGATGAAGATCTTCCATCGTTTCCGAAGGCAAGTTAGCTGCCTTCTGATAATTTGCTCCCTTCTCCCGGCGGCCCTTGTCGCAGAGTCCGAGCCTGATCCGATTGAACCGCGGGTCCATCCTTTGTTTTCCAATCGAATGGTCCTGCAGCGGAATCAACCGGTGCCGGTCTGGGGGCACGCTTCACCCGGGACTGAAATGACGGTCGAGTTCGGCGGACAACTGGTCCGGACGCAGACAGGGAGCGATGGTCGCTGGCTTCTTTTCCTTGAGCCAATGAAGGCATCAGGGGAGGGCCGAACCCTTAAGATCACGGACTCCTCAGGGGAACCTGATATCGAGTTAGTGGACGTCCTTGTGGGGGATGTCTGGGTATGCGCGGGCCAGTCCAACATGGCGCAAACAATGGACCGGTACTTGATCTGGGACAAGGTCAAGAAGGGTTTCACTAACCCCAACATACGACTGTTTAAAATCAAGCAGGGTGGGGTTGCCCGTGACGGCCCATCAACAGAGATTGTTTCAGATCCATTTTTCAAGGTCAGCTGGCAGCCATGTGTTCCTGAATTTGCGGCAAAGTTCTCGGCTGCTGCCAGCTTCTTTGGAATGGAATTGGAGTGCCTGACCGGTGTTCCGCTTGGCCTGCTTTACGCCAATCGTGGGGCGACTTCCGCCAGCTGCTGGTTGCCGCATGAAGTGCTTGAAGGGAATCCCGCCTACTCCCGGTTTCTAAGTCCGCAGAACCCGAATTACACGCCCTCAAAGTTCAATCCAGACGCCATTCTTGCTCCGTCACGGCTTTACAATGGAACGATACATCCCCTTGCCCCGTTCGCCATCCGGGGGGTGATCTGGTACCAGGGTGAATCGGATTCCCGCTGGTCCTGGTTGTATGCAGATTTATTTTCGGATGTGATCCGGTCATGGCGAAAACTCTGGGGTTACGATTTCCCATTCCTTTATGTCCAACTGGCTCCTCATGCCGATGTGAAGTGGGATAATGCCGGAGACGTCCGGGCCCTTATCCGTGAGGCGCAGCAACAAGTACTCGAAGATGTTCCGGGAACCGCAATGGTTGTTATCACCGATGCAGGCGAAGCGGAGGACATCCATCCGCAGGCAAAAGACATTCCGGGGAAACGGCTCGCCAGACTTGCCGCTTCACTCGATATTGAAACAATTGATGCGGGCTTTCCATCATTCAAACACCTTAAAGTCCGGGGCAACCGGGCTTCATTGAGATTTGATCATGTCAGTGGAGGTCTGCAGACGCAGCGTGTCGCAATGAATGTGGAACGTGGCCATTTTCCCGGCGAGGGCCCGGATGCAGTGGTTGCTGAGGCTGACACCCTTGTTGGTTTCGAGGTTTGCGGACCCGATCGTGTCTTTCATCCAGCCAAGGCAACCATTGTTTTGCCCGATACGGTTGAAGTGTATTCGCCAGATGTTCTCGATGTCACGGCAGTCCGTTACGGTTGGGCCAATTTTCCGCTATGTAACCTCTACGGTGGAAACGGAATGCCAGCCTCACCTTTTCGGACTCGTGTGGCGGAGGTGGCAAACAAGGCAGACCCTGGCCTTGTTGAAGTCTGCGAATCCCTTCCGGTCAGCAAGCCGAACATCCTTCTCATTATCGCGGATGACCTGAACACGGCATTGAGCGGTTACGGACATCCTCAGTGCAAGACCCCGAACTTGGACCGCTTGGCTGCAGAGGGAACACGTTTTACACGGGCATACTGTCAGTATCCGCTATGCGGGCCGTCGCGGGCATCACTCATGTCGGGCCGTTATCCCTTATCCAACGGTGTGACGGATAACAGCGGCGTCCTCAAAGCGGATATACCAACGCTGCCACAACTCTTCAGGGAGTCCGGTTATTGGACCGGGCGGGTCAGCAAAATTTTTCACATGGGCGTACCCGGGCATATCTATACCGGGGATGATGGCTTGGACCATCCGGAGTCCTGGACTGAACGCTATAATGTGAGTGTGATGGAAGCTTTGACACCGGGGAAAGCAGAGGATGTGATGCTCGAAGACAGCACGCCGCATTACAATGAATATCGGGAAAAGTGGCAGGCTGTTGCGGGCAAGGGTGGCAAGCTGTTCATTAATCACGGAAACCACCAGGGGGATGACTTTGTCATTGTCGAAGCGGATGTGGGTGATGAGCAACTGGCAGACGGAGTTGCGGCGAACAAGACCATTGAGTTATTGAAGGAGCGGGCCAGTGACAAGGAGCCGTTCTTTCTCGCTGTTGGATTTGTCCGTCCGCATGTTCCATTTGTTGCCCCGAGGCGCTCCTTCGATCGATACCCTGTTGATGAGATGCAGGTTCCTGAAGTTTCCATGGATGATCTCGACGACGTTCCTGGGTCAGCAAAGAAGCGAACAAACGCAGCCAAGTTCCAACTCTCCGAGGAGGCTCAACGCAAAAGCATGCGGGGCTATTATGCCTCCGTGAGCTACATGGATGAGCAGGTGGGTCGACTCATAGACACTCTGGATACCGTTGGATTGCGAGATAGTACAATTGTCGTTTTTCTTTCTGATCATGGCTACCATCTGGGTGAGCACACCATGTGGCAGAAGCTGAGCCTCTTTGAAGAAAGTATCAGGACACCCCTCATTGTCTCCATTCCGGGCCAGACATTGGTAAACGGCAAATGCGCCTCGATTGTTGAACTGATCGACATTTATCCGACTATTGCGGAAATTGCAGGCCTTGATGCGCCGGAGGAAATCCAGGGGCAAAGCTTTGTTCCGCTTCTAAAGGATGCTGACGCAGACCTTGGCCACAAGGATGCACTGATTCAAGTTGGGCTGGATTTTTGCCTACGCACGAGCAAGTGGGCCTTCATGCGCTATTCCGCGCGAGGTGATGGGATTAATGAATTCATGCTTTATGACATGCAGGAGGATCCAGAACAATTCACCAACCTCGTGGGCAATCGTGATTATTCAGAAATCGAAGGGTTTCTCCGCAAGCGGCTTGAAGAGAGAATTCAATCAGCAAAGACACCTGTCCACTCAATCAAGGACCCACAGTAATCTATCGATACCCCACATTGACTGTTGTGCTCTCAAGATTCTGTTGAATACGGCCAGAACGGACTTCACATCCAGTGGTAGCGTGAAATTGACTCTTGTGTAGCATCTACCGTCTCCCCCATCATTGCCTTGTGTCCCAATTGCTATGATTTGCTGCACTGGTTAAAGCAAGAGGCGTCTACATGGGAAATCCTGAAGAGGCCGGCACCCGACACTTGATCAATCCAGTCCTTGGGGTTTCTCTTTCAGCTCTTTTTCGACAGGCTCAGACTCAGGTGCCTTGGCTGCCTGAAGCAACTTGACGACCTCTGAATGATTGGCCTTTGCGGCAAATGACTCAGCAGTGTCGCCATCAATATCCTTCAAGGAGGTGTTGGCGTTGCGTTCCAAGAGAAGTTTCACGACCTCCGCTTGTCCTTCAGCGGCGGCCCACATCAGGGCGGTGAAATGTTCATTGTCATCGATCTCATCAATCTTTGCCCCCTTGTCGAGGAGGAGGGAGACCGCTTCAACAAAGGGTCCACTCGAGGCAAACATGAGAGCGGTTGAACCAATTTGGTCCTTCTTGTTGATATCGGCTCCTGCCTCGATGAGTTTGGCCATCACTTCTGAGTGCCCATTATAAGCGGCATACATGATGGCAGTTCGGTTAGCCTCATCGGTGACGTTTATATCAAAACCGTTTTCCAAAGCTTCCGCAATCGGTTGCCATTGGCCCTCGAGAGCGGCTGAAAAGACAACTTTCAGATCCGTTGCTTCGTCCAGCGCTTGGGCATGGGAGAGGGTGGGGATTAAAACGCAAGCGACGCATGCAAGCATGAAACAGCCCGCGATGGCTTTAAATGAGTGAGCTCTTTGCATTCGGGATAAGTAAAGCGCCTCCACCTGTCGTTAACAAGGGCGAAACTTCCTCCATATGAATCCGGAGGTCCGCTTGGTGACCAATCCGGGGGGTGGGATAAGTTTTCTTCACCCAAGCCCGGGAGTCGCTAACTATCCTTCGACTGCTCGTCATCCTGCATGCTTTCATGGACGGAGACCACGGCTTCCGTGACTCGGTGTTTCTCGATGACCGAATCCAACTTCTTCTTCACTGCGTCCTCGACATACATCTCCTGGGAGAGCCCGACATACAAACCTACTGTGGGAGTCCCTGTCCCGGTCTCGATTCAAAAAAGAAACTGTAACCCATTCATGCTCGTTTCCGTATAAAGGTATGAGAGCACACTATGGCCTCATTAACCTAAACACCTAACGATTATGAAAATCCTGACCCAATCCATTCTCCTGTCTGTCTTAGCACTCGGCGGGAGTGTTCTAAGCGCTGCTCCTCAAACGATGGAGCTCAAGGCGCCTCAAGCCATTGAAATCATCGAGCCGGAAGTACCGGTCAATTACATGCGCTGGGGTATCAAGGGGCACGTCGTCGTCACCTTCCAGATCAATGAGGAAGGACAGCCGGAAAACATCCATCTTGTTGACTATGACGATCGCGTTTACGCAAAGGTTGTGACGAAGGCCCTCCGCCAATGGCGCTTTGAAAAGCCTGAGGTCGAGGGGATCACCTACCGGTTGCCGATCAACTTCATTTAAGGTATCTGGACTGTATTTTCCCTATCCACGGCAATCACCTCATTTGCCCAGTCTGGACCAGATACCATTTTGCAAATCAACGACCCATTGAGTGCTTGCGGGGTCATACCAATACCAAGCCGACTCAGCAGCCGAAAAGGAATAGGGCCATGTGAAACGGTGCCATTCGTTGTTGGCGGCGAAGGTTTGCCGGAGTCCGGTATCCACATTGACCCGCCACTGGACACTGGCCCCTGAGGTATCAAGGCGATACCATCTGCCGATATTGTAGGGCCAACTGCCGGGTTCGATATAGGGCCAACTGCCGGCACTGATATAGGGCCAACTGACATAGACCCAACCCACCGGCCACCAGCGTTCGGTACCCTTTGTCCCTGTCAGCCACGGGAAATCGAATTCACCGCTGGTGGAAAAATCGAGCCCACCACCAACGTATTCCCGATATGCATAAGTCCCCGATATTTCAGTCAGAAAGGTCAGCTCAGTTTCCTCCCGATAGCTCGCCGGGTTATTGCCGCCATCATCGTAGGTTTGCGTGAGCAGACCCACGTTTTGGGATAGTCGCGTATAGCTCCAATTCCCAGGCTCACCAAACCAATCAAAGCGGGTGGCACTCAGGAATTGGGTCCCTCCAATGCTCTGACCCGGAAGGCTGGCCGCGACCGTTCCCTCGCTCGGGGCCAATTGCGCGGCACTCGAAGCAGCTAAGGCCAAAATTCCAAACAGACTCAATTGCAAGGCTTTCAACATAACTAACTCTGTCAGACGGCGAACGAAATTTAAGCGAGAGTATTGTGGAAACTTATAGCGCAAAACAGCTACCCTTATGGGCGGGAGCCCGGACTATTAGCTTGGGCAGCTCCCTGCAGCTGCTTGATCGCACTTTTTGCCCCGGTGTGAAATTTTTCCGCTTCGGGGATTGAGTGGACGGCCCCCGGGCTATCCAACTTCCTCGAGCTCAACTTAAGGACCTATGTGCATGACCGGTACGGTCGGCCAGGGGTCTGGTTCTATTCGCTGGATGCCAATCAGGCCATAGCGATCAAGATTGCCCAGACGGTGTTTTCGTTGCTCTATGTGTATGCGGAAATGTCGGCGCAGACGCGACCCGGCAAACCGATCGAGCTCCACTCCACCCGGAGAGGTCAGCCCCGGCAAAGCTTTGCCTACGCTCCGGGGGCTTCCATCGGCCAAGCAGCCCGGCATCGCTTCCCGTGAGCATCTGGGGGACTTTGAAGATAAGCCTTTCCTCGCGATCGTTTTTCGGTAGGGTGGAGGATTGTAAGTTTATCTTGGTGGGGACCTCTCGCTGACTGTCGGCCACTTCTGGTCGGTCCGATTCCGTCGCCTCCTCTGAGCCTAGCTCAAAATTGAGGAGTATTTATGTTTAAAAATCCACCATTCCCCGCGCAGGCGAGGCAAGCACTTGCTACGCCATCACCTATCAACGAACTCAACCGGTCCTTAACGGCGATCGTCTATTGTGAGGCCAATTTCGGCGGTATTGACGGAAAGACGGCCAACGGCCTGGTCCGCCATTCCGAGAAATACGAGATTCTCTCAATTATCGATAGTGAGAAGGCTGGTCAGGATGCCGGTACGGTTCTCGACGACGAGCCCAACGGGATTCCCATCTTTCGCGACCTGACCGATGCCTTGGCGCACGCCGGTAAGGTCCCGGACTACTTCATCTTCGGAATTGCCCCAGCGACCGGGATGCTCTCACCGGCTGAGCGCAGACTGGTACTGAAAGCCATCGATCTGGGGATGAACATCGTCAACGGGCTCCATGAGTTCCTGAACGAAGATCCAGAATTTGTAGCAGCGTGTTTACGATCAAACGTGGTGATTCGCGACGTCCGGCGGCCTCGCGAGAAAAAAGATTTACGCGTTTTCAGTGGGCGCATCGCGGAGGTCACCTGCCCGCGTATTGCTGTTCTGGGGACTGACTGCGCCATTGGTAAGCGGACCACCGCCACCGTTTTGACAAAGGCCCTCAGGGATCTCGGCATCAAGGCCGTGATGATCGGAACGGGTCAGACCGGCTTAATTCAAGGAGCACGTTACGGGATGGCTCTTGATGCGGTGCCCTCACAGTTTTGCGCGGGAGAATTGGAGGCCACGATTCTCGAAGCGTTCGCAGGCGAGGATCCCGATGTTATTTTCATCGAAGGGCAGGGCTCCCTCAGCCATCCCGCGTATTCCACCTCCAGCTTCATTCTGCGCGGCAGCTGCCCGGATGGCGTTGTGTTGCAGCATGCCCCGGGACGGGAGCACCGGTGCGACTTCCCCCAGATGCCCATGCCGACTCCAGCCTCCGAGATAAATCTTATTGAGACCTTCGCGGAAACCAAGGTGATTGGCCTCACGCTCAACCACGAGAACATGACGGACGCGGAAATTTCCTCAGCAATCATCCTCTATGAACTTGAGTTGGGTATCCCCGTCACCGATGCATTGACCCGGCCCACTGAGCGTTTGGTGGAAATGGTCCTCGCCGCGTTTCCGCAGATTGGAGAAAAGCTATCAACCGTCGTAGCATAACCGCGCCACGATTGCAGATCGATCTCAACAAGATATATCACAACGCAGAGACACTTGTCGCCCGGCTGAGCAAACGAGGTATTTCGGTCACTGGTGTCACCAAGGCCAGCATGGGATTGCCGGAGATCGCGAACGTTTGGCTTCAGGCAGGCGTCAGCGGGCTGGGGGATTCCCGTATCCAGAATTTAGATACGCTAAGGCGCGCGAGTATCGTGGCACCGATGGTGTTGGTTCGCTCACCGATGCTGAGTCAAGTGGATCAAGTGGTCGCGCTCACCGACGTCAGTTTAAATTCGGAAGTCGAAGTCATCCGGAAACTTTCTGCCGCTGCAAATACCATAAACCGAATCCACGGAATCGTGCTTATGGTCGAACTGGGAGACCTGCGCGAAGGCATCATGCCTGAGCTTCTGGAGGCCACGGTAGCGGAAGTGCTTCGTCTTCCCAGCCTTGTGTTGGAAGGCATCGGGACAAATCTCGCCTGCCGATGCGGCGTATCACCCGACGACCGGAACATGGCCGAATTATCATCCCTTGCGGATTCGCTTGAAGCCACTTTTGGGATAAGTATCAACACCGTATCCGGTGGCAACTCGGCCAATCTCGATTGGGCTCTTAACTGCGCGGACACCGGACGGATCAACAACCTTCGCTTGGGCGAAGCGCTCCTTCTGGGATGTGAGCCCCTTCATCGCCAAGCGATCAAAGGCCTGCATACCGATGCCGTTACACTTTTTGCAGAAGTAATCGAATCGAAGGAAAAACCTTCCAAGCCATGGGGCGAGATTGCGCAATCGGCCTTTGGGGCGGTCCCTCAAAGCAACGATACCGGAAGCATCAAGCAATCCATTCTCGCGATTGGGCGGCAGGACATTGATCCATGCGGCCTCACTCCGCCATCCGGGATTGTGATTCTCGGGGCGAGCAGCGATCACCTTGTCGTTGATTCCGGCAACTATTCCCATCAGCTGGCGGTTGGTGCTGAAATTCCGTTTCAGCTCAATTACAGCGCGTTGCTCCGCGCCATGACCTCACCCTACGTCACCAAGGACATCATGCGAACGCCTATGACAAGGCATCTTGCAGAAAACGCACAAAGTTCCTGTGCATGACATTTGCCACGTCCTCGTCGCTGTAGCCGCGTGATTTGAGAATTGCAGGCAACCGCTGCACATCGGCAATCGAGTCCAGATCCATCGGTGATTCCTCAAGTCCGAATCCGCCGTCCAGATCCGAACCGATGCCCGCGTGTAGCGAGTTCCCCGCGAGCTGGCAGACATGGTCGATGTGATCGACAATATGTTCCAGCTTCACGCCCGTCTCCGCCGGCTTGGTCTTCCCAAGAATCCAGCCCGGAACCAGCATCCATGCATCCAGTGACGCCCCGATGACAGCCCCGCGGGTGATCAGTTCCTGCAACTGCTCAGAGGTGAATTGGCGCTCGTGTTGAACAAGCTTCCGGCAATTGGAATGGCTCGCCCAGACTTTACCTTGGAACACATCCATGGCCTCGCGGAAGGATTCGTCACACAGGTGGGAAACGTCGAGAATGATCCCCAGGCGATCCATCTCCTTGAGCAGCTCCGCTCCCTTGGCTCCGATACCGCCTCTTGCGTTCGTGCCCTGTGCGTAAATTCCCGGGCCGAAATTTGCGGGTCCGATGGCGCGCAGACCCTGCGCGTAAGCGCGTTCGACGTGCCCGATGGTCACCATGGAATCAGCGCCTTCAAGGCTCAGTAGGTAGGAAATGGGAGCGCTGACCGGAGGGTCCTGTGTCCACAGTTCCACCGCGGCGTCCAACTGAGCAACCGTCGTAATTTGCGACAACTCACCCTTCTCCTCCATGGCACGGTACCAGGCCAGCTGCCCCTGTGTCTGTGCCCAAGCCTGCTCGGGAGAATGCCACCCGCGAAGGCGATTGGACGGCTTAATATAACGACCGATTAACGTGGCCACGCAGATACCCGTCTGGCCTTTGCGCATTTCCGGAAAACAGACCGTTCCCTTCCCGCGATCGGGCCGGTCCGTCATCTCTCGCTCCCGCTCACGGATCTCATGCAAGGGTCGCGTGTAGTCACGGTTCCACTCAAGGGCGTTCATGCCCAAATCAAGGTGGGCATCAAAGATTAACATGGCTAAAGATCTGGAGGGTGGCTGACAGGGCGCCGAGACTTTACCATCGGTTCAGCTTGGCAAGACTGTATTTGGCAGAGCGTGAAACTGGCACGTGCTGGGTGAGGGGACCGCGCTGGAGCCAGCCTCAAATGGGTCATTTTTAAAACTTACCGCGGGTATTTGTTTCTTGGTTCCCGCTACAAGTTGCTCTGATTGAGCGTTTGCTGAAGCGCCTTGTAATTGATGTAGACAAAGTAGGCCATGAAGGCGGGCATGACCCATGTGCCCAGTTTCCAGAAGAGGAGAATGCCGATGGCGCTGGCGCAGACCATGCCAGTGATATGAATCAATCTTGAGCGCTTGTGGCCGACAACCGCGGCCAGCATCTGACCACCGTCCAGCGGGTAGATTGGGAGGCAATTGAAGATCGACCAGACAATGCTGATCCAAACCAGATCGAACAGCATGATTAGTAAAAGCGAATTTTCCGGAATGGGGAAATTCCGGATTACCGCAATCGCCAGCAGTCCGAGCAGGAGTTGGATGCCCGGACCCGCGGCTGTTACGAGAAAGGATTGCCGTCGGCTCAGGACCCCGGCCGGAAAACTGGCGGTGCCCCCGAAGGCGGTCAGCGTTATGATCGTCGGCAGGCCAAATTTGCGAATGGTCAGGGCATGTCCCAATTCATGCACAAAGATCGAGAGGAACCCGGCTAAGACAAACAGGGCTACGTTAATGATGTCCTGTCGGTCGGCCATGTGCACTCCGCCTCCCAGAAAGACCATCGTGATCCAGAACCACGGTGCAATTCGAACGGGTATGCCTGCAAAATTAAATGTTATCATAGTTTTCTTCGGGTTAGGCAAAGACCTCCGGCTCCCTCTGCAACGGTTAATTGCTGGCAAACCCACCCAGGCATCCGTCCCCGCGTTGCGGGTCTGTCAACTTGGGCTAGGTATGTCAGCCCTTTGGGCTTTGATGACAAGTTTGGGCATCTTGTGGCGCGGCTTTGGAAAATACCGAAGGGTCGGAAGATGTAGCCCAGGTTGAGGGTTCCGCAACGCGGAGCCCGACGCCTGGGTATTCTTATAGCATACATTAGAATCTTGTATCCCAAGAGGGAGGCCGTACTGTGATCAACGACCTCGGAACGATACCGAGGGAGCGTTTAATAACCAAAAAAGAGGAATTCAGGAATGAGCACACTTACAGGAAAAGTCGCCTTGGTAACGGGCGGGACATCCGGCATTGGCCGGGCGACGGCCGAGCTGCTGACGAAGAACGGCGCGACGGTGGTGATCACCGGGCGCCGCGAGGCCGAGGGCAAGGAAACGGTCCGGCTGGTTGAGGAAGCCGGTGGCAAGTGCGTTTTCATCCAGGGCGACATGTCGCTCGAGGCGGATATCGAGAAGGCCGTCTCGGAGACCGTGTCGCAGTTCGGCAAACTGGACATTGCGGTGAACAACGCGGGCGTCGAGGTGGCGGGAATGGTGCCTGAAATCGACAAGGAAAGCTTCGACAAGGTCTTCGGTGTCAACGTCTGGGGCGTCCTTGCCTCAATGAAGCATGAGATACCGGTGATGCTGAAGAACGGGGGCGGATCGATCATCAACATGTCGAGCATCGCCGGACACATCGGTGCACCCGGCTTGTCAATTTACATCGCCAGCAAGCACGCGGTTGAGGGTCTGACCAAGGTGGCCGCCCTCGAGACCGCCCAGCAGGGCATCCGTATCAACGCGGTGGCCCCGGCGGTGATTGAAACGGCCATGGCTGAGCGCCTGTTTGGTGGCGACGAGGAGACCCGCACGGGCATGATCGCCCGTCATCCCATCGGCCGCTTTGGCGTCTCCAAGGAAGTTGCGGAAGCAGTCCTTTGGCTGGCCAGCGATGCCTCCAGCTACACGACCGGACACAGCCTGCCAGTTGATGGCGGCTTCCTGGCAACTTGAATCCGACGATATCCCCTGAATCCCTAAAGCTTGATCACCTTAAGGCGCGCGAGGGTGGCGGGACCGGCGAGGGGACTGGTCACTTCAAAAGAAACCGTCTCAATCTCCGCATTGACGGCCGCGGGAATGCCAATGGGGGAAGTGGCTGCGCTGCCGTCCACCCACGTTTCCGTGACGGTGTTGTAGATTTCGAGCGTGTAGGACAGTCCGCCGGGTTGGATGCGCCGGTTGTAGGTCAGGTTGAGAAAGGTGTCTCCCCCGGATTCAGTCAGGTAATAATTAACCGCCCTTAACTCAGCGGGATTGGTTGGGTCGAGACCCGTGGCAAACTCAACCAGGTTGAGGGTGCCGTCCAGGTCGTAGTCGTCCAGTTCCCCGGTGGCGAGGCCACCTATTATTTCCGCTTCGGTAAAGTAACGGGTCTGCCAGGAATTGAAGGGATCGGTAAAGACCGTGATCGGGATGACCTTGTTGTCCGTTTCCGGAAGGGACGGATCGTTGTCGGACAGATCGATGGTCAAATCTGTGTCCGTATTGGTTCCGGCTGTGTAAAGGAGTCCGTAGGGATCGCTCAGGGTCGTGTTGATCTCCGTCTTGCTGGCATTGATAGTCAGGGAGGTTGATCCATTACCCGAGACCTGGGCGACCTGCACGCCACCGGGTATGTCCGTGGACAGGGACAACTGCCCGTGGGTGACGCCAAGGATCAATTGAAAACCGCTCTCCGTGTCCGGATCAGAGATACCAAGCCCGTTCAAGGGTTCGGCGAATCCGTTGGCCGCCGCGAGGGAGGTGGGCCCCTCAATTGTGGGCGGGGCATTGGGATCAACCACGTAGATCGTGACGTTGCGAATGGTCGTCTGTACGCCATCGGAGACCGACAACTGAATGGCGGCCGTGCCCGTGGCATCGGCTGTGGTGAACTGGACGGTCCGCGATCCTCCTGAACCGGTCACGACAATGGAAGCATCCGGGATCAGGCTTTCCGAAAGCGAGAC
It encodes the following:
- a CDS encoding sulfatase-like hydrolase/transferase: MKIFHRFRRQVSCLLIICSLLPAALVAESEPDPIEPRVHPLFSNRMVLQRNQPVPVWGHASPGTEMTVEFGGQLVRTQTGSDGRWLLFLEPMKASGEGRTLKITDSSGEPDIELVDVLVGDVWVCAGQSNMAQTMDRYLIWDKVKKGFTNPNIRLFKIKQGGVARDGPSTEIVSDPFFKVSWQPCVPEFAAKFSAAASFFGMELECLTGVPLGLLYANRGATSASCWLPHEVLEGNPAYSRFLSPQNPNYTPSKFNPDAILAPSRLYNGTIHPLAPFAIRGVIWYQGESDSRWSWLYADLFSDVIRSWRKLWGYDFPFLYVQLAPHADVKWDNAGDVRALIREAQQQVLEDVPGTAMVVITDAGEAEDIHPQAKDIPGKRLARLAASLDIETIDAGFPSFKHLKVRGNRASLRFDHVSGGLQTQRVAMNVERGHFPGEGPDAVVAEADTLVGFEVCGPDRVFHPAKATIVLPDTVEVYSPDVLDVTAVRYGWANFPLCNLYGGNGMPASPFRTRVAEVANKADPGLVEVCESLPVSKPNILLIIADDLNTALSGYGHPQCKTPNLDRLAAEGTRFTRAYCQYPLCGPSRASLMSGRYPLSNGVTDNSGVLKADIPTLPQLFRESGYWTGRVSKIFHMGVPGHIYTGDDGLDHPESWTERYNVSVMEALTPGKAEDVMLEDSTPHYNEYREKWQAVAGKGGKLFINHGNHQGDDFVIVEADVGDEQLADGVAANKTIELLKERASDKEPFFLAVGFVRPHVPFVAPRRSFDRYPVDEMQVPEVSMDDLDDVPGSAKKRTNAAKFQLSEEAQRKSMRGYYASVSYMDEQVGRLIDTLDTVGLRDSTIVVFLSDHGYHLGEHTMWQKLSLFEESIRTPLIVSIPGQTLVNGKCASIVELIDIYPTIAEIAGLDAPEEIQGQSFVPLLKDADADLGHKDALIQVGLDFCLRTSKWAFMRYSARGDGINEFMLYDMQEDPEQFTNLVGNRDYSEIEGFLRKRLEERIQSAKTPVHSIKDPQ
- a CDS encoding alanine/ornithine racemase family PLP-dependent enzyme, which encodes MTAPRLQIDLNKIYHNAETLVARLSKRGISVTGVTKASMGLPEIANVWLQAGVSGLGDSRIQNLDTLRRASIVAPMVLVRSPMLSQVDQVVALTDVSLNSEVEVIRKLSAAANTINRIHGIVLMVELGDLREGIMPELLEATVAEVLRLPSLVLEGIGTNLACRCGVSPDDRNMAELSSLADSLEATFGISINTVSGGNSANLDWALNCADTGRINNLRLGEALLLGCEPLHRQAIKGLHTDAVTLFAEVIESKEKPSKPWGEIAQSAFGAVPQSNDTGSIKQSILAIGRQDIDPCGLTPPSGIVILGASSDHLVVDSGNYSHQLAVGAEIPFQLNYSALLRAMTSPYVTKDIMRTPMTRHLAENAQSSCA
- a CDS encoding dipeptidase → MLIFDAHLDLGMNALEWNRDYTRPLHEIREREREMTDRPDRGKGTVCFPEMRKGQTGICVATLIGRYIKPSNRLRGWHSPEQAWAQTQGQLAWYRAMEEKGELSQITTVAQLDAAVELWTQDPPVSAPISYLLSLEGADSMVTIGHVERAYAQGLRAIGPANFGPGIYAQGTNARGGIGAKGAELLKEMDRLGIILDVSHLCDESFREAMDVFQGKVWASHSNCRKLVQHERQFTSEQLQELITRGAVIGASLDAWMLVPGWILGKTKPAETGVKLEHIVDHIDHVCQLAGNSLHAGIGSDLDGGFGLEESPMDLDSIADVQRLPAILKSRGYSDEDVANVMHRNFVRFLQDALS
- a CDS encoding DUF2071 domain-containing protein, with amino-acid sequence MEWTAPGLSNFLELNLRTYVHDRYGRPGVWFYSLDANQAIAIKIAQTVFSLLYVYAEMSAQTRPGKPIELHSTRRGQPRQSFAYAPGASIGQAARHRFP
- a CDS encoding metalloprotease; the encoded protein is MITFNFAGIPVRIAPWFWITMVFLGGGVHMADRQDIINVALFVLAGFLSIFVHELGHALTIRKFGLPTIITLTAFGGTASFPAGVLSRRQSFLVTAAGPGIQLLLGLLAIAVIRNFPIPENSLLLIMLFDLVWISIVWSIFNCLPIYPLDGGQMLAAVVGHKRSRLIHITGMVCASAIGILLFWKLGTWVMPAFMAYFVYINYKALQQTLNQSNL
- a CDS encoding ankyrin repeat domain-containing protein; translation: MLACVACVLIPTLSHAQALDEATDLKVVFSAALEGQWQPIAEALENGFDINVTDEANRTAIMYAAYNGHSEVMAKLIEAGADINKKDQIGSTALMFASSGPFVEAVSLLLDKGAKIDEIDDNEHFTALMWAAAEGQAEVVKLLLERNANTSLKDIDGDTAESFAAKANHSEVVKLLQAAKAPESEPVEKELKEKPQGLD
- a CDS encoding TonB family protein — translated: MKILTQSILLSVLALGGSVLSAAPQTMELKAPQAIEIIEPEVPVNYMRWGIKGHVVVTFQINEEGQPENIHLVDYDDRVYAKVVTKALRQWRFEKPEVEGITYRLPINFI
- a CDS encoding DUF1611 domain-containing protein produces the protein MFKNPPFPAQARQALATPSPINELNRSLTAIVYCEANFGGIDGKTANGLVRHSEKYEILSIIDSEKAGQDAGTVLDDEPNGIPIFRDLTDALAHAGKVPDYFIFGIAPATGMLSPAERRLVLKAIDLGMNIVNGLHEFLNEDPEFVAACLRSNVVIRDVRRPREKKDLRVFSGRIAEVTCPRIAVLGTDCAIGKRTTATVLTKALRDLGIKAVMIGTGQTGLIQGARYGMALDAVPSQFCAGELEATILEAFAGEDPDVIFIEGQGSLSHPAYSTSSFILRGSCPDGVVLQHAPGREHRCDFPQMPMPTPASEINLIETFAETKVIGLTLNHENMTDAEISSAIILYELELGIPVTDALTRPTERLVEMVLAAFPQIGEKLSTVVA